From the genome of Verrucomicrobiia bacterium, one region includes:
- the sufD gene encoding Fe-S cluster assembly protein SufD, which yields MAQSTNTLTSALDTGVYLEKFSFLEQNTPQPEWLMPIRKAGMTRFGEIGLPTLKHEDWRFTNVAAIAQLPFKPAFKATEAVPTDALGQLAFAQQSGTRLVFVNGHFDPKLSSLKNLPEGVKVSSLAAAIAAKEAFLQPHLGKYAADADNGFTALNQAFFLDGGFIHVPAGKIIPDPIQFIYVCTTHESGTTIHPRNLIIAEANSQVTVLESYVALGGSGYFTNAVTELFVGENAQVEFVKFQDEAEDAYHIAAFHGEFGRASQVNVHSFALGAKLSRNDIRTKLAGEGLECVLNGLYLTRHEQLADHHMVVEHAQPNCASHEYFNGILDDKSRGVFHGRILVRQAAQKTDAKQTNKNLLLSDDAGANTKPQLEIYADDVKCTHGATIGQLSEKSIFYLRTRGIGLETAKRMLIHAFAGEIIERIKHEAAREELDKIVWDRLEENPRLAEK from the coding sequence ATGGCACAAAGCACAAACACCCTGACGTCAGCGCTCGATACTGGCGTTTATTTGGAAAAGTTCAGTTTTTTAGAGCAAAACACGCCGCAACCTGAATGGCTGATGCCCATTCGCAAAGCCGGCATGACTCGCTTCGGTGAAATCGGGTTGCCCACTTTGAAACATGAAGACTGGCGGTTTACCAATGTTGCCGCGATTGCCCAGTTGCCGTTTAAGCCGGCGTTCAAGGCGACAGAAGCGGTGCCGACGGACGCGTTGGGGCAGCTCGCCTTTGCGCAACAATCCGGAACGCGGTTGGTTTTCGTCAATGGCCATTTCGATCCGAAACTTTCCTCGCTCAAGAATCTGCCGGAAGGGGTGAAAGTGAGCAGTCTGGCCGCCGCCATCGCCGCGAAGGAGGCGTTTCTGCAACCGCACCTCGGCAAGTATGCGGCCGACGCGGACAACGGTTTTACCGCGCTGAATCAGGCGTTCTTTTTGGACGGGGGCTTCATCCACGTGCCGGCGGGAAAGATCATTCCCGATCCCATTCAATTCATTTACGTCTGCACGACGCACGAGAGCGGCACGACCATTCATCCGCGGAACCTGATCATCGCCGAGGCCAACAGTCAGGTGACGGTGTTGGAAAGTTACGTGGCGCTGGGGGGGTCAGGTTACTTCACCAACGCGGTCACGGAACTGTTCGTTGGCGAAAACGCGCAGGTCGAGTTTGTAAAATTTCAGGATGAAGCCGAGGACGCGTATCACATTGCGGCGTTCCACGGTGAATTTGGCCGCGCCTCGCAGGTGAATGTACATTCCTTTGCATTGGGCGCAAAGCTTTCACGGAATGACATCCGCACCAAGCTGGCGGGGGAAGGCTTGGAGTGCGTGCTGAACGGGCTGTATCTGACGCGGCACGAGCAACTCGCCGACCATCACATGGTGGTGGAACACGCCCAGCCCAATTGCGCCAGCCACGAATACTTCAACGGCATCCTGGACGACAAATCGCGCGGAGTGTTTCACGGTCGCATCCTGGTTCGCCAAGCCGCGCAAAAAACCGACGCCAAGCAGACCAATAAAAATCTGCTGCTGTCCGACGACGCGGGCGCCAATACCAAACCGCAGTTGGAAATTTATGCCGACGACGTGAAATGTACCCACGGCGCCACGATCGGTCAGTTGAGCGAGAAAAGCATCTTCTATCTCCGGACGCGGGGCATTGGTTTGGAAACCGCCAAACGCATGTTGATTCACGCTTTCGCCGGGGAAATCATCGAGCGCATCAAACACGAAGCCGCGCGCGAGGAACTGGACAAGATCGTCTGGGATCGCTTGGAAGAAAATCCGCGGCTGGCGGAAAAATAA
- a CDS encoding 4Fe-4S dicluster domain-containing protein → MNNDSQNVASPKTIEQVYRPITRRTFLKGAAASMVGVAGLMAALKPLLELESGSVTLDELLQRHYRELKPEDLQRIMESLAAKAERDYGVRPNLRDVKPMDGVEFGYALNLSRCIGCRKCAHACLAENNQSRDDEDDLEMSYIRVLELNQGAINLETSTAYFDPETVPQPDKYYMPVQCQQCRESPCTKVCPVQATWQEADGIVVVDYNWCIGCRYCMAACPYDARRFNYKKPTLKPEQINPNQSYLSNRIRPKGVVEKCTFCLHRTREGKYPACLEVCPTGARVFGNLLDPNSEINYILNHKRVYILKEDVGTQPRFYYFFDK, encoded by the coding sequence ATGAACAACGATTCACAAAACGTCGCCAGCCCGAAAACCATCGAACAGGTTTACCGGCCGATTACGCGCCGTACGTTCCTGAAAGGCGCGGCGGCCTCGATGGTGGGCGTGGCCGGACTCATGGCGGCGCTCAAGCCTTTGCTCGAACTGGAAAGCGGATCGGTCACGTTGGATGAATTGTTGCAACGGCATTATCGCGAGCTGAAACCCGAGGATTTGCAGCGGATCATGGAATCGCTCGCCGCCAAAGCCGAGCGGGATTACGGGGTGCGTCCGAATCTGCGCGACGTGAAACCAATGGACGGCGTGGAATTTGGTTACGCGCTGAATCTGTCCCGCTGCATTGGTTGCCGCAAATGCGCCCACGCCTGTCTAGCGGAGAACAACCAGTCGCGTGATGACGAGGACGACCTCGAGATGTCTTACATCCGCGTGTTGGAATTGAACCAGGGCGCGATCAACCTGGAAACGTCCACGGCTTATTTCGATCCGGAGACGGTGCCGCAGCCGGACAAGTATTACATGCCGGTGCAATGTCAGCAGTGCCGCGAATCCCCCTGCACCAAGGTCTGTCCCGTGCAGGCGACGTGGCAGGAGGCGGACGGCATCGTGGTGGTGGATTACAACTGGTGCATCGGCTGTCGTTATTGCATGGCGGCCTGTCCGTACGACGCGCGGCGGTTTAATTACAAGAAACCCACGCTGAAGCCGGAGCAGATCAATCCGAATCAAAGTTACCTGAGCAATCGCATCCGTCCGAAGGGCGTGGTGGAAAAATGCACGTTCTGTCTGCACCGCACCCGCGAGGGCAAATATCCGGCGTGCCTGGAAGTTTGTCCGACCGGTGCGCGCGTGTTTGGCAATTTGCTCGATCCGAACAGTGAGATAAATTACATCCTGAACCACAAACGCGTTTACATCCTCAAGGAGGATGTCGGCACGCAACCGCGGTTCTACTACTTCTTCGACAAATGA
- the nrfD gene encoding polysulfide reductase NrfD, whose product MSDYLTFLFRVWRLSWQGSVKYYAWMTALTVLVLVGLHAWARQFVDGLEVTGMTNQVSWGAYIANFTFLVGVAAAAVMLVIPAYVYRKEHMHAVVIFGELLAIAVIVMCLLFVMVDLGRPDRFHHMIPPFGVFNFPSSILSWDVIVLNGYLLLNLHIAGYLLYCRYCGRQPTKMFYIPFVFLSIAWAVSIHTVTAFLYVGLAGRSYWHHPLVPARFLASAFVAGPALMILAFQIIRRTTKYFIGDQPITTLRMIMTVAMIINMFLLFSELFTEFYSPTQHAAAAHYLYFGLHGHQGLVPWIWTAMALDGIGLVLLVTSASRRIFWLNLACVTCFVGIWIEKGMGLIIPGFVPSPLGQIVEYLPTLNETLVCLGIWALGALMFTWMLRVAIPIMNGSLRANPELVSLTKQT is encoded by the coding sequence ATGAGCGACTACCTCACATTTCTGTTCCGCGTCTGGAGGCTCTCCTGGCAGGGCAGCGTGAAGTATTACGCGTGGATGACGGCGCTGACGGTGCTCGTACTCGTTGGCCTGCACGCCTGGGCGCGACAATTCGTGGACGGCTTGGAAGTCACCGGCATGACGAATCAGGTCAGTTGGGGCGCGTACATCGCCAATTTCACCTTCCTGGTCGGCGTCGCGGCGGCGGCGGTAATGCTGGTCATTCCGGCCTATGTCTATCGGAAGGAACACATGCACGCCGTGGTGATCTTCGGCGAACTGCTCGCGATTGCGGTCATCGTGATGTGCCTGCTTTTCGTGATGGTGGACCTCGGCCGGCCGGATCGGTTCCATCACATGATCCCGCCGTTTGGTGTCTTCAATTTCCCCAGCTCGATCCTGTCCTGGGACGTGATTGTGCTGAACGGCTATTTGCTGCTGAACCTGCACATTGCCGGCTACCTGCTCTACTGCCGTTACTGCGGCCGTCAACCCACCAAGATGTTTTACATTCCGTTCGTGTTTCTTTCCATCGCGTGGGCGGTCAGCATTCATACCGTCACCGCGTTTTTGTATGTTGGCCTGGCGGGGCGCAGTTATTGGCATCATCCGCTCGTGCCGGCGCGCTTTCTGGCGTCGGCCTTTGTCGCCGGACCAGCGTTGATGATTCTTGCGTTCCAAATCATCCGCCGCACGACGAAGTATTTCATCGGCGATCAACCCATCACCACGTTGCGCATGATCATGACGGTGGCAATGATCATCAACATGTTCCTCCTGTTCAGCGAGCTGTTCACCGAATTTTATTCGCCGACCCAACACGCGGCGGCGGCGCACTATTTGTATTTTGGACTGCACGGTCACCAGGGACTCGTACCGTGGATTTGGACCGCCATGGCGCTCGACGGCATCGGTCTCGTTCTGCTGGTCACCTCGGCCAGCCGACGCATCTTCTGGTTGAACCTGGCCTGCGTGACGTGCTTCGTGGGAATCTGGATCGAAAAAGGCATGGGCCTGATCATTCCTGGTTTTGTGCCGTCGCCGCTTGGTCAAATCGTGGAATACCTGCCCACGCTGAACGAGACGCTCGTGTGCCTCGGCATTTGGGCGCTGGGCGCGCTGATGTTCACCTGGATGCTGCGCGTCGCCATCCCGATCATGAACGGTTCGCTGCGGGCGAATCCTGAACTTGTCTCCCTCACCAAACAAACCTGA